A genomic window from Silene latifolia isolate original U9 population chromosome Y, ASM4854445v1, whole genome shotgun sequence includes:
- the LOC141631380 gene encoding uncharacterized protein LOC141631380: protein MATDEIIGGAPVTLADIRPLKQLVQDCDLSELKGCGSFFTWTNKHDAGAKVYSRIDRVFINEDWLNCFPGSYANFLPEGLFDHCLCLINLEETCHNRKLPFKYFNMWARAPDFLETVQQSWGPEVRGTAMFKVVTKLKRLKKDLKALNKEQFSDIENLTRVVELSLEQYQTLLRYDPLNEKVCQAESECAKEVILLQQARIEYLQQKAKISWALDGDENSAYFHASIKKEKEEE, encoded by the coding sequence ATGGCAACTGATGAAATAATTGGAGGGGCACCAGTTACTTTGGCTGACATCAGACCCCTCAAACAGTTGGTGCAGGATTGTGATTTGTCTGAGCTTAAAGGGTGTGGTTCCTTCTTTACTTGGACAAACAAACATGATGCTGGGGCTAAGGTGTATAGTAGGATTGATAGGGTTTTCATTAATGAAGATTGGTTGAATTGTTTTCCTGGCAGCTATGCAAACTTCCTTCCGGAAGGGTTGTTTGATCACTGCCTATGCCTGATTAATCTAGAGGAGACCTGTCATAATAGGAAGCTTCCTTTtaaatatttcaatatgtgggcAAGGGCTCCAGATTTCCTGGAAACTGTGCAACAAAGTTGGGGACCTGAAGTCAGGGGTACTGCCATGTTTAAAGTGGTGACAAAACTCAAGAGGTTGAAAAAAGATTTGAAGGCACTGAACAAAGAACAGTTTAGTGACATTGAGAACCTTACTCGTGTTGTTGAGCTGTCTTTGGAGCAATATCAAACCTTGCTTAGATATGATCCTCTTAATGAGAAGGTATGCCAGGCTGAGAGTGAATGTGCCAAGGAGGTCATATTATTGCAACAGGCTAGAATTGAATATTTGCAACAGAAAGCTAAAATTTCTTGGGCATTGGATGGTGATGAAAATTCAGCTTACTTTCATGCCAGTATAAAAAAAGAGAAGGAGGAAGAATAA